A window of Apium graveolens cultivar Ventura chromosome 8, ASM990537v1, whole genome shotgun sequence contains these coding sequences:
- the LOC141679722 gene encoding uncharacterized protein LOC141679722, whose protein sequence is MTKWAKAKAMRTINQQYCIKFVDSIVTRFGIPMVLISDNGPQFVGSDFETYLKELGIKHKKASVAHPQGNGQVEVTNRTILRGLEKRLEESKKSWPDELPKVLWSYRTTSRTGTGETPFKLAYGTEAPLPVETGSPSHRVVNFDEVSKIEGLKTNLELLDEVRDRAVEKMESYKEKTKLYFAKKAKIREYVVGDLVLRDTEASDPTNQGKLQPNWEDPYIIKEVLRTGTYKLNYLNGTEVPNTWHGTRLRKFYQ, encoded by the coding sequence ATGACTAAGTGGGCAAAGGCCAAGGCCATGAGAACCATCAATCAACAATACTGCATCAAATTCGTGGATTCAATTGTGACAAGGTTCGGGATTCCGATGGTTTTAATCTCGGATAACGGCCCACAGTTTGTCGGTTCGGACTTTGAAACATATTTGAAAGAACTCGGGATAAAGCATAAGAAAGCATCCGTAGCCCATCCCCAGGGAAACGGACAAGTAGAGGTCACTAACAGAACCATACTCCGAGGTTTGGAAAAAAGGTTGGAAGAATCTAAGAAGAGCTGGCCAGACGAGCTCCCGAAGGTCTTATGGTCCTACAGAACCACCTCCAGGACTGGAACCGGTGAGACTCCATTTAAACTCGCCTATGGCACCGAGGCTCCGCTACCAGTGGAAACCGGGTCCCCTTCTCATAGAGTGGTCAACTTTGATGAAGTCTCCAAGATAGAAGGCCTTAAAACCAACCTGGAACTCTTGGATGAAGTAAGAGACCGGGCTGTAGAAAAAATGGAAAGCTACAAGGAAAAAACAAAGCTTTATTTTGCAAAGAAGGCCAAGATAAGAGAATATGTGGTGGGAGATCTAGTACTCCGGGACACCGAAGCCTCGGACCCAACTAACCAAGGGAAACTGCAGCCGAACTGGGAAGACCCCTATATAATCAAGGAAGTGCTCCGGACAGGAACTTACAAGCTGAACTACCTCAACGGGACCGAGGTCCCCAACACATGGCATGGAACCCGACTAAGGAAGTTCTACCAATAA